The window TTGTTGAAGGAGGCGCATAGTGATGAAGACTGCGGGGATGAGGAAGATGAGTGAGCCGATGACCCACATGATGACGGCGCCGGCGCGTTGGTCGGAGAGTGGGTCGATGTGGAAGAGGTTTGGCTGCTGCAGGTAGTAACCGTAGACGGGGCGATCACAGAAGGCAAGGAAGGCGGACAGGGCTGTGTTTACGATATCTGCTCCGACGAGATAGGGAAGCATGTACCAGCCGGGGTAGCGAGCGTTGGTGGGCCAGGGTCGGATGAGCGGCCACCAGAAGAGAATCGACGAGACGAGGAAGCAGATGTGTTCGAACTCGTGCCAGTGCTCGTGTTCCAGTGCGAAGTCGTATGCGGCGGGAATGTGCCAGCCGAGGAAGATGAGGTTCATGGCGAGCCAGGCGACTACAGGAGTGGTGAGGAAGTGGCCGAGGGTTCGCAGCGGCTTCATGCGAAGGAACGGCGCGAGGATTGTGACTGTGGCTACATGGGGAAGGCCGCGGAGAAGTGGGACTTGAGGATTGCCGAGAAGCAGAAGCGGTGGGACGAAGGACATGAGGAGGAGGTGCTCGATCATGTGAGCGCTGAGGAGCGCGTCGGCGAAGCCATCCATAGGTGAGGCGATGGAGAGCCAGATGGTGGCGAGGCCGAGATTGAATGCGGCGAGACGCCATGTGGGGAAGAGCAAGGGCCGGGTTTGGCGGATGAGGAACCAGCCACGCGTGTAGATGATCGCGCTGAGTAGCAGTGCGGTGGTGAGAAAGACAGGAGGCGACCACTCTGCAAAGATGGCCCGGTATTCAGGAGGCATTGAAGTAGGGTATACGCAGCTCTAATGCCCGGTGGGTGGGGGTGGAGGTGATTGCTGTTCGCTGACCATGCGACGTGATGCATCGATGGCTGGCTGG is drawn from Edaphobacter lichenicola and contains these coding sequences:
- a CDS encoding cytochrome c oxidase assembly protein, which codes for MPPEYRAIFAEWSPPVFLTTALLLSAIIYTRGWFLIRQTRPLLFPTWRLAAFNLGLATIWLSIASPMDGFADALLSAHMIEHLLLMSFVPPLLLLGNPQVPLLRGLPHVATVTILAPFLRMKPLRTLGHFLTTPVVAWLAMNLIFLGWHIPAAYDFALEHEHWHEFEHICFLVSSILFWWPLIRPWPTNARYPGWYMLPYLVGADIVNTALSAFLAFCDRPVYGYYLQQPNLFHIDPLSDQRAGAVIMWVIGSLIFLIPAVFITMRLLQQDSRNRA